Below is a window of Desulfovibrionales bacterium DNA.
CAGTTCGTTTATTTTCTCCTGGTGGACCGGTTTAACAGCGGGAAAGGTGATATCCCTCCATTCGTACCTGGCTCAACGTCCACCGGCAGAAATGATGAAGAAGGCGAAAAATGGCAGGGCGGGACACTGAAAGGTATTACTGAGAGACTCGACTATATAAAAGGCCTGGGCTGTACGGCCGTATGGCTCAGCCCTATATTCAAAAACCGCACAGAGCTTAACACCTACCATGGCTACGGCATCCAGAATTTTCTCGATATTGACCCGCGCCTTGGGTCGGTTAAAGACTTACAGACCCTGGTAAAAAAAGCCCACAAGATGGGGATGTATGTAATTCTCGATATAGTCTTGAACCATACCGGCGACAACTGGGCCTATCCGGGAGGCTACCGCTACGAATACTGTGGGGGGCAGAGATTTCCCTTTGGTTTCTGGCGGGAAGTTACCCCTGGTTCAGGGATCGAGTGGCCGGATGATGCGGTCTGGCCGGTAGAATTCCAGAATCCCGAGTGGTACAGGCGAAAGGGCGAGATCCGAAACTGGGACACATTCCCGGAGGCGAGGGACGGCGACTTTTGTACTCTGAAAGAGCTTGATACCTCAAGCCGTGAAGTACTGCGAGCCCTCATCGACATACATAAGCACTGGATTGCCGTCACCGATGTGGATGGCTACCGACTCGATGCGGTAAAGCACCTGGAAGAGTCAAGCACTGCTCTATTTTGCGCGGCCATAAGGGAATATGCCCAGTACATCGGCAAAAAGAATTTCCTATTCTTTGGAGAGATCATCGGAGACGACCGTTTTATCGACCAGTATATCGGCAGAAATGCCCGCATCCCGGGCACTAACGAACGTTTTCCTTCCCTGGACGCCGCCCTTGACTTTCCCTTGTGGGGGATACTGGAAGGGGTAATAAAGGGATTTACAAATCCGGCCGAACTCAGGAAAAGATATGAAGGATTCCGGGAATTATATAGCGACCACGGTCGGGCCGGCGAATATTTTGTGACTTTTATTGATAACCACGACCAGATTGGCCGCTCGCCAAGGGCCAGATTTCTCCATAACGATCCCCTCCAGAGACAGGCTGTTCTGGCCATAGGTTACCTGCTTACAAGCATCGGTATCCCCTGCCTCTATTATGGGACAGAGCAGGGGTTCGACGGCGGAGGTGACCATGATAAGTACATACGTGAATGTATGTTCGGCGGCCGCTGGGGGGCCTTCAATACTACAGGGCATCATTTCTTTAACCCGGATAACCCCATCTATAAAGATATATCCCGTATCGCAGGGATAAGAGGGGAAGAGCCTGCTCTGCGTTATGGAAGACAATACTTCCGGGAGATATCAGGAAACGGCATCGATTTTGGCTATCCTATCGACGGCCGTTCTACCCTGGCCTATTCCCGTATTCTCGACAGCACCGAGATACTCGTGACCATGAATCTGGATATGAAGCCAAGGAGTGACTTTGTAACCGTAGATAGCAGCCTTTCTCCCATTGGTAAAGAAATGGTTAACCTTCTGGACGCGCGGTCAAGAGTAAAGATAAGCGAGGTAAGCGGACGGCATATAGTCCGCACCGACTTGCAGCCTCATGAAATAGCAATATTTAAAATCATTGTTCCATAAGGAGGGAACGGTATGAGTAAATTTGACAAATCAGCTCTGGGGTGGCTACCTGACTATCCTGATTTCAGGGACTATACACAGGAGCAGGAAAAGATCAGCAAAGTGCTGGCGCCCACCGGCGTTCTGAAGGCCAGGGTGAAGCAGCCTACCGCCGTCGATTTAAGGCCGTGGTGTTCAGCCATTGAGGATCAGGGGGCCCTCGGGTCATGCACGGCCCATGCGGGTGTGGGGATTGTAGAATATTACGAGAGGCGCGCCCTTGGAAGGCATATCGATGCCTCCCGGCTATTTCTTTACAAAGCCACCCGCAATCTTCTCCACTGGACCGGGGATACCGGGGCGTTTTTGCGGAGCACTATGGGCGCATTGGTCCTTTTTGGCGTACCGCCTGAAGAGTACTGGCCTTACGCCATCGCCGATTTTGACAAAGAGCCGCCGGCCTTCTGTTATGCCTTTGCCCAAAACTATCAGGCTATTCAATATTACCGCCACGACCCGCCCGGGACGCCGGGAGATGCCCTGCTTGATCGAATAAAAACTTACCTGGCCGTAGGTCATCCCTCTATGTTCGGGTTCACAGTCTATAGCTCCATTGAGCAGGCGGACAAGACAGGTAAAATCCCATTTCCCTGCCGGGGAGAAAGGATAGAAGGCGGCCACGCTATTGTAGCCGTTGGTTACGATGATAAGGTGAAGATTAAAAATACGGGTAAATGCGGGGTCGAAACTGCCGGCGCCCTTCTCATTCGGAACTCGTGGGGCACAGGCTGGGGAGATGCAGGCTATGGCTGGCTGCCGTATGAATACGTACTTAGAGGACTGGCCGAGGACTTTTGGTCTATTCTTAAGAAGGAATGGGTGGATACCGGAGAATTCAAGGCCTGAGAATTGTGGAGATATAACATGGAGTTGGAAGAACTGGGGCGACTGCTCCTGCGCTATGCTGACTTGTGCCTTAGGGCCGGATGTACCGAAGACGCCCGAATCATGGCCCATACCGCCGTTGAAGTGCTGAAGAATACCGGATCGGGACAAGGGATTACGGCCGCATACAGATTTTTCTACCAGATAGATGAGATTGAAAAAAAGGAAAAAGGTAAGGCCGCTACGCCCCGGCGCATCTCCGACCGGGCTGATAGTTTAGGGCTGGCCCCGGCAAATCCAAGGTTACAGGGATTGGAGTATGATTTACTCTCTGCCCTTGATCATATTACACTGGCCAGAGCTTTCCTGGATCTCTACGGGTACTTTAAATCAGGCCCAAATAATTTAGACTTTTCGCACGCCTCGGCGCATCTACGGCCGGACACCCTTATATCCAGGGCTGAAGAGCACCTTAAGGCAGCAGATAAGACCGGCACTAATTATGAAGATATACTCTCCTGTCAAGCCGAGTTATGGCGTTTAAAGGGAAACCTCCGGGAGGCCAAAAAGCATTGGCTGGAGATTATAAGAAGATTTAAAGATGAGGCTCAGGTGGCCTTACTTACCCCTGCCCCGCTCCCGGATAGAGCCCGGGACGGCCTCAGATTATTTTGCGCTGCGGCCGTCAACTTCGGGCAGTCATGTTTTTCTTTTGAGACTGGAGAATTGCAGGACGCCACATTTCTGGGAGACAGAGACTATATTGATGCCGTAGCCCTGGCTACGAGACTGAGCCACAAGTACCCCCAGATATTACCTGACGTGAGGAGCCGTGTTATCTTGCATGGGATAATGGGGAGGCTGTTTGCCTTTCAAAGTAAGTGGCCGGAGGCCTTTTTTGCCTTTCTGAAAATAACCGGTGATATTCCTGTCCCGGGGACGTCATGTATTATGTTATCTGAATAACGTGGGCAAGGGGACCGCTATTTTCTCGCCATTGGCCAAGACGCTTACTGTCATAGCAAAGGAGAATTCGGTACAGAGAGAGGCGTTATGGTGCAGGTGGATTTGCCGGGGGCATTTGCAGCGAGCCAGATTTTCGCCTTTTTGAGCAGGGGATATCTCAAAAGGGAGAAACGCCTTTTCATGCACAGGCTGATGGGGCCTATGGCCGCATATTTCGCCCTCCTGTTTGCTCCCACGGGAATTTTTCTCCTCATCTGCTGGCCGGCCTGGGAATGTATGTACCGGTGGGAATGGGTGGAAAAACCTGCCGGAAATCAATCTGTTACGCTCTTTTATGTAGGCTTTTACATGGCCATGGTAGTGATAGGGTGCGCCAGTTATATGCTTGCCCACTGGCTTTACAGGCAGGGTAAAGACCGGACGGTAAAAAGACTGTGTGTCGCCAGCGTGATTGCAACTCTGCTGCCCTTTTTTCTGTGGCCGTTTACCTGGTATTACATAGGCACTTACGCTCAGTACCACGCCTTTCCAAGGCAGTCTGCAACGTTCGGCACGCCTTTTTTCTTCTTTTCATGGCTTGGCGCCATGGGCTACTTCATTACAGCCTCGGTCTTTTTCGGTCTGTGGTTAAAAAGGAAGTCAAAGATTATGGAGTTGTAGCGTGAGGAACCATGGATGTGTTGTTTAGCCCCGGCAGGATAGGATCGCTTGAATTAAAAAACAGAATGATACGTTCTGCCTCTCATGAGGGACTTGCGGACAGGAGAGGCGCCCCGACAGAGAGACAATTTCAATTTTATAAGCGGGTTATAGAAGGCGGCATCGGGCTAATTATTACCGGTTACGCAGGTATGATGCAGAATGGCAAGAGCGCTCTCTACCACATGACAATGATCGACTCAGACGACCTGATACCTGCGCACAGGACTATGGTCAATAATATACACAACATCGAAGGGAAGATAGTGCTTCAGATCGCCCATTGCGGAAGGCAGACACTATCCTCGGAAACAGGCGAAGCCACACTGGTGTCGCCCTCGTCTGTTCCGAACCGTTTTTATAAAGAGGTGCCCCGGGAACTGTCTGAACCTGAAATCGCTGAGATCATCGAAAATTTTGCCGCGGCCGCCCGAAGGGCGAAGACTGCCGGATATGACGGTGTGCAGATACACGCCGCGCACGGCTATCTCCTGTCCACTTTTCTGTCAAGGCATTCCAATAAAAGGACCGACCGGTGGGGAGGACACATGGAGAACAGGTTTAGAATAGTGGGCGAGACCCTTCGGGCCGTGCGGGATACCGTGAGCCGGGACTACCCGGTCTTTATTAAACTGAACTCATTCGAAAAAGCCCGGGACGGGATAAGACCCGATGAATGTGTTCGTTTTTCAAGAATGGTGGAAGACACGGGTTGTTGCGACGCCATCGAGCTCAGCGCCGGAAGCAACGAGGACAGTTTCTACATGGCGCGGGGTAAATTTCCAACCGAAGGTATCCTCAAATATCTGAGACCGTACTGTAAGATGGGGAGGGTGGCCAAATTTCTCATAAGACACGCGGTCGCCCCGGTGCTTTCCAAAGTCCAGCCGCCCTTCAGGGAAGGCTATAATCTGGAGACCGCGGCCAGGGTAAAGAAGGCGGTCTCGTTACCTGTTATTACGGTAGGGGGTATGAGGTCAAAGGCCTTTATGGAGGCGGCTATCAGGGAGGGCAAGACGGATTTCGTCTCTATGGCGAGGCCGCTTCTGCTTGAGCCGGATCTGGCAAATAAGTTCAAGACAGGGGAGAGCTCAGTTGCCAGATGCGACAACTGCAATATCTGTTTTGTCGCCACAGACACCATGCCCATCCGTTGTCATAGAGACGAATTCAAGGGGCGCTGAGAGGATGAAAAAACTAGCGGAGTTTCTCAACTCACCTTTCGGGCTTCTTATCGCAGGGGCCATAATCAGCGGGCTTCTCGTCCAGTATATAGCCTCTAAGTGGCAGCAGAAGAACTGGCTCTTTCAACAACGGTTCACGGCAGAGAGCGCCAAATTTGATAAGGAGCTGGAACAGAAATACAAAATCCTGGAGGAGATTAATAGGTCTGTTGCAGAGATTCTGACACACTCTCAGGATGTGACAGTAGGGTATATGAAACAGGTACCGGCAAAGCAAAGGGAGGAAGAAATCCTCAACTACAACGAAGCGCAGATGAAATGGGAAAATAATTTCCGGATACATACGATCCGCATCAAGACTTTTTTTACGGACAAGAAGCTCCAGACAATGTGGGACGATATCAAGAAAGAACGGGACCACTTGGATGTTGCGTTTTACATGCTGACGGCACGAGGTCAAGGAACGCCTGAAGAATGTCTGGATATGATCAATAAGATTTCTGATATGACCGTTAACTTATCGCAGCGTATGCTGGCAGAGATTAATCAGATGAAACAAC
It encodes the following:
- a CDS encoding alpha-amylase family glycosyl hydrolase encodes the protein MSDKPKKLSEIRFKPASRVFPSPLDWRDQFVYFLLVDRFNSGKGDIPPFVPGSTSTGRNDEEGEKWQGGTLKGITERLDYIKGLGCTAVWLSPIFKNRTELNTYHGYGIQNFLDIDPRLGSVKDLQTLVKKAHKMGMYVILDIVLNHTGDNWAYPGGYRYEYCGGQRFPFGFWREVTPGSGIEWPDDAVWPVEFQNPEWYRRKGEIRNWDTFPEARDGDFCTLKELDTSSREVLRALIDIHKHWIAVTDVDGYRLDAVKHLEESSTALFCAAIREYAQYIGKKNFLFFGEIIGDDRFIDQYIGRNARIPGTNERFPSLDAALDFPLWGILEGVIKGFTNPAELRKRYEGFRELYSDHGRAGEYFVTFIDNHDQIGRSPRARFLHNDPLQRQAVLAIGYLLTSIGIPCLYYGTEQGFDGGGDHDKYIRECMFGGRWGAFNTTGHHFFNPDNPIYKDISRIAGIRGEEPALRYGRQYFREISGNGIDFGYPIDGRSTLAYSRILDSTEILVTMNLDMKPRSDFVTVDSSLSPIGKEMVNLLDARSRVKISEVSGRHIVRTDLQPHEIAIFKIIVP
- a CDS encoding NADH:flavin oxidoreductase, which translates into the protein MDVLFSPGRIGSLELKNRMIRSASHEGLADRRGAPTERQFQFYKRVIEGGIGLIITGYAGMMQNGKSALYHMTMIDSDDLIPAHRTMVNNIHNIEGKIVLQIAHCGRQTLSSETGEATLVSPSSVPNRFYKEVPRELSEPEIAEIIENFAAAARRAKTAGYDGVQIHAAHGYLLSTFLSRHSNKRTDRWGGHMENRFRIVGETLRAVRDTVSRDYPVFIKLNSFEKARDGIRPDECVRFSRMVEDTGCCDAIELSAGSNEDSFYMARGKFPTEGILKYLRPYCKMGRVAKFLIRHAVAPVLSKVQPPFREGYNLETAARVKKAVSLPVITVGGMRSKAFMEAAIREGKTDFVSMARPLLLEPDLANKFKTGESSVARCDNCNICFVATDTMPIRCHRDEFKGR
- a CDS encoding C1 family peptidase translates to MSKFDKSALGWLPDYPDFRDYTQEQEKISKVLAPTGVLKARVKQPTAVDLRPWCSAIEDQGALGSCTAHAGVGIVEYYERRALGRHIDASRLFLYKATRNLLHWTGDTGAFLRSTMGALVLFGVPPEEYWPYAIADFDKEPPAFCYAFAQNYQAIQYYRHDPPGTPGDALLDRIKTYLAVGHPSMFGFTVYSSIEQADKTGKIPFPCRGERIEGGHAIVAVGYDDKVKIKNTGKCGVETAGALLIRNSWGTGWGDAGYGWLPYEYVLRGLAEDFWSILKKEWVDTGEFKA